In Phaeobacter gallaeciensis DSM 26640, a genomic segment contains:
- a CDS encoding MarR family winged helix-turn-helix transcriptional regulator gives MDHVDFVTQQWERERPDLDVSAMAVIGRVGRLAQAYQKEMQKTWARYDLNGAKFDVLATLRRAGAPHRLSPGDLLQATMVASGTMTNRIDRLVDAGLVARSVNPEDSRSFLIELTPEGLRLINEVVEAHVATQARLLSGLGAEEQRVLTELLSKALTSAENA, from the coding sequence ATGGACCATGTGGATTTTGTGACCCAGCAATGGGAGCGGGAACGCCCTGACCTTGATGTATCGGCGATGGCCGTGATCGGGCGGGTTGGACGATTGGCGCAGGCCTATCAAAAGGAAATGCAGAAAACCTGGGCGCGCTATGATTTGAACGGCGCCAAGTTCGATGTTCTGGCCACCCTGCGTCGCGCCGGTGCACCGCATCGCCTGTCACCGGGGGATCTGTTGCAGGCCACTATGGTGGCCTCGGGCACCATGACCAACCGCATTGACCGGCTGGTGGATGCCGGGTTGGTCGCGCGCAGCGTCAACCCCGAGGACAGCCGCAGCTTCCTGATTGAGCTGACGCCCGAAGGGCTGCGCCTGATCAATGAGGTGGTAGAGGCGCATGTGGCCACGCAAGCGCGCCTGCTTAGTGGACTGGGAGCGGAAGAGCAGAGGGTTTTGACCGAGCTGCTGTCAAAGGCGCTGACCTCCGCCGAAAACGCCTGA
- a CDS encoding adenosine kinase, translating to MKTYQLVGIGNAVVDVISQCDDSFLEHMGIEKGIMQLIERDRGEVLYAAMQDRVQTPGGSVANTIAGAGALGLDAAFIGRVHDDALGRFYAQAMADDGVNFVNPPVEGGELPTSRSMIFVSGDGERSMNTYLGISSELSSSDVPDAVSGKAQLMFLEGYLFDKDKGKTAFMEAARTCREGGGKCGIAISDPFCVERHRADFLSLIENDLDFVIGNEAEIKSLFETDDLEEALAKTAAICSLVVCTRSGDGVTVVEGDTRVSVPVERVVPVDATGAGDQFAAGFLFGMAKGLDVETCAKIGNICAAEVISHIGPRPKAVMSQVLRREGLI from the coding sequence ATGAAAACATACCAGCTCGTCGGGATCGGCAATGCCGTTGTGGACGTGATCAGCCAATGCGACGACAGCTTTCTGGAGCATATGGGCATCGAAAAAGGCATCATGCAGCTGATCGAACGGGATCGCGGCGAGGTGCTTTATGCGGCGATGCAGGACCGGGTGCAGACGCCCGGCGGCTCGGTTGCAAATACCATTGCCGGTGCCGGTGCGCTGGGGCTGGATGCGGCCTTTATCGGGCGGGTACATGATGACGCGCTGGGGCGGTTTTACGCACAGGCGATGGCCGATGATGGCGTCAATTTTGTGAACCCGCCGGTTGAGGGCGGTGAGCTGCCCACCTCGCGGTCGATGATCTTTGTCTCCGGCGATGGCGAGCGGTCGATGAACACCTATCTGGGCATCTCCTCCGAGCTATCCTCGTCGGATGTGCCGGACGCGGTATCGGGCAAGGCGCAGCTGATGTTCCTTGAGGGCTATCTGTTCGACAAGGACAAGGGCAAAACCGCCTTCATGGAGGCGGCGCGAACCTGTCGCGAAGGCGGCGGCAAATGCGGTATCGCGATTTCCGATCCTTTCTGCGTGGAACGCCACCGCGCTGACTTCCTGTCGCTGATCGAAAATGATCTGGATTTCGTGATCGGCAATGAGGCGGAGATCAAATCGCTGTTTGAAACCGACGATCTGGAAGAGGCGCTGGCCAAGACGGCGGCAATTTGTTCGCTGGTGGTCTGCACCCGCTCGGGCGATGGCGTCACCGTGGTTGAGGGCGACACCCGCGTGTCAGTGCCGGTTGAGCGGGTGGTGCCGGTGGATGCCACGGGGGCGGGCGATCAATTTGCAGCCGGGTTCCTGTTTGGCATGGCCAAAGGGCTGGATGTTGAGACCTGCGCGAAGATCGGCAATATCTGCGCGGCTGAGGTGATCAGCCATATCGGCCCCCGTCCCAAGGCGGTGATGAGCCAGGTGCTGCGCCGTGAAGGGCTGATCTGA
- the nth gene encoding endonuclease III, which yields MAKQLDYHTLREIFTRFQAADPEPKGELEHVNVYTLVVAVALSAQATDAGVNKATRALFQIADTPQKMLDLGEEGLTEHIKTIGLYRQKAKNVIKMSRILVEDYGGVVPNSRAALQSLPGVGRKTANVVLNMWWRQPAQAVDTHIFRVGNRAGIAPGKDVDAVERAIEDNIPADFQLHAHHWLILHGRYHCKARKPMCPTCIIRDLCQFEDKTL from the coding sequence ATGGCAAAGCAACTCGATTATCACACCCTGCGTGAGATCTTCACGCGGTTTCAGGCAGCGGATCCAGAGCCCAAGGGCGAATTGGAGCATGTCAACGTCTACACATTGGTGGTGGCGGTGGCGCTGTCAGCGCAGGCTACGGATGCGGGTGTCAACAAGGCAACACGCGCGCTGTTTCAGATCGCGGATACCCCGCAGAAGATGCTGGATCTGGGCGAAGAGGGGCTGACCGAACATATCAAGACCATTGGTCTATACCGCCAGAAGGCCAAGAACGTGATCAAGATGTCGCGCATTCTGGTCGAGGATTACGGCGGCGTGGTGCCCAATTCCCGCGCTGCCTTGCAATCCCTGCCCGGCGTCGGGCGCAAGACGGCGAATGTGGTTCTGAACATGTGGTGGCGCCAGCCCGCACAGGCGGTGGACACTCATATCTTTCGGGTTGGCAACCGGGCGGGCATTGCGCCGGGCAAGGATGTCGATGCGGTCGAACGCGCCATCGAAGACAATATTCCGGCAGATTTTCAGCTCCATGCCCATCATTGGCTGATCCTGCACGGACGATATCATTGCAAGGCTCGCAAACCGATGTGCCCCACCTGCATCATCCGCGATCTCTGCCAGTTTGAGGACAAAACTCTATGA
- a CDS encoding methylated-DNA--[protein]-cysteine S-methyltransferase produces MNMQAREQSYHYGVMRRAIELIDEGGEALTLAELAAAMDMSPAHFQRLFSAWVGVSPKRYQQYLRLGHAKSLLQDHFTTLEAAHAVGLSGSGRLHDLFLRWEAMSPGEYARKGAGLRILWGWFDSPFGLVLVMGTEKGICGMGFAAETGAEPTMADMRSRWPDADFVEDPMALRAMVEAIFDQRGEAALHMIGAPLQIKVWEALLRIPSGQVTTYSEIAHAIGAPRAVRAVGTAVGRNPVSWLIPCHRALRKSGALGGYHWGLPVKRAMLAYEAARDEGQQDGAA; encoded by the coding sequence ATGAACATGCAGGCACGCGAACAGAGCTATCACTACGGCGTCATGCGCCGCGCGATTGAGCTGATTGACGAGGGCGGCGAGGCTCTGACTCTGGCCGAACTGGCCGCCGCCATGGATATGAGCCCGGCGCATTTTCAACGCCTGTTCTCGGCCTGGGTTGGTGTCTCCCCCAAGCGTTACCAGCAGTATCTGCGCCTTGGCCACGCTAAAAGCCTACTGCAAGATCACTTCACCACGCTGGAAGCGGCCCACGCGGTTGGTCTTTCCGGCAGTGGTCGGCTGCATGATCTGTTCCTGCGCTGGGAGGCGATGAGCCCCGGTGAATACGCCCGCAAGGGGGCCGGTCTGCGCATCCTCTGGGGTTGGTTTGACAGCCCGTTCGGACTGGTTCTGGTGATGGGCACGGAGAAGGGGATCTGTGGTATGGGCTTTGCCGCAGAAACCGGGGCGGAGCCGACCATGGCCGATATGCGCAGCCGCTGGCCCGATGCCGATTTTGTCGAAGATCCGATGGCCCTGCGCGCGATGGTGGAGGCGATTTTTGATCAGCGGGGCGAGGCCGCACTGCATATGATTGGCGCGCCCTTGCAGATCAAGGTCTGGGAGGCGCTGTTGCGCATCCCCTCGGGTCAGGTCACCACCTATTCCGAGATTGCCCATGCCATCGGCGCGCCCCGTGCTGTGCGCGCCGTCGGCACGGCGGTGGGGCGCAACCCGGTCAGCTGGCTGATCCCCTGTCACCGTGCGCTGCGCAAATCCGGTGCCCTTGGCGGGTATCACTGGGGCCTGCCGGTCAAACGCGCGATGCTGGCCTATGAGGCGGCGCGCGATGAGGGGCAGCAGGACGGCGCGGCCTGA
- a CDS encoding helix-turn-helix transcriptional regulator has product MERTGRLFEVIQILRAASAPIRAEDLAEKLEVSKRTVYRDIAALQGMRTPIEGEAGIGYMLRKGYDLPPLNFDDEELEALYVGLSMLIRTGDGALQEAAIRVCRKVTECRSPGDRLQVAPWGGAPQDDPELGCVSKGLLRQAVRESRKLRLTYLGPDSGETQRVLRPLALIYNVETTLLAAWCELRGGFRHFRTDRMLCADLLEDSFAAEADMLRKLWMDQGGGVLGDEEGVASA; this is encoded by the coding sequence ATGGAACGAACCGGTCGCCTGTTCGAAGTCATCCAGATTTTGCGCGCCGCCAGCGCCCCGATCCGGGCGGAGGATCTGGCGGAGAAGCTTGAGGTCTCAAAGCGGACCGTCTACCGCGATATTGCGGCACTTCAGGGAATGCGAACTCCGATCGAGGGGGAGGCAGGTATCGGATATATGCTGCGCAAGGGCTATGACCTGCCGCCGCTCAACTTTGACGATGAAGAGCTGGAGGCGCTTTATGTGGGGCTGTCCATGCTGATCCGCACTGGCGATGGCGCCCTGCAGGAGGCCGCCATAAGGGTCTGTCGCAAGGTGACGGAATGTCGCTCTCCCGGGGATCGGCTGCAGGTCGCCCCCTGGGGTGGCGCGCCGCAGGATGACCCCGAACTGGGCTGTGTATCGAAGGGGCTGCTGCGTCAGGCCGTCCGCGAAAGCCGTAAACTGCGGCTCACCTATCTTGGGCCTGACAGTGGTGAAACCCAGCGCGTTCTGCGCCCGTTGGCGCTGATCTACAATGTCGAGACCACGCTGCTGGCCGCCTGGTGCGAATTGCGCGGCGGCTTTCGCCACTTCCGCACCGACCGGATGCTTTGCGCTGATCTGCTGGAGGATAGCTTTGCCGCCGAGGCAGATATGCTGCGCAAGCTCTGGATGGACCAAGGTGGCGGCGTACTTGGCGATGAAGAGGGTGTCGCCTCAGCTTAA
- a CDS encoding OmpA family protein — protein MMQMKLTTAAIVAAGLGLTACTDPATIGTPGSKTQNGALIGGLIGAGVGAAANDSDRGLGAVTGALVGAAAGSVIGNQLDAQERELRQSISNDGISIVNTGDRLIVSLPNDLTFATDSAAVSPAVRSDLNKVASSLVRYPNSQVQVIGHTDSDGDAGYNQGLSERRANAVADQIQAGGVPYNRVQIIGRGESQPVASNLTAEGKAQNRRVEIVVIPQGA, from the coding sequence ATGATGCAGATGAAACTTACCACCGCCGCCATTGTGGCCGCTGGCCTTGGCCTGACCGCCTGTACCGATCCCGCAACCATCGGAACCCCCGGCAGCAAAACCCAGAACGGTGCGCTGATTGGCGGCCTGATCGGTGCGGGCGTTGGCGCCGCTGCTAATGATTCTGACCGTGGTCTGGGTGCTGTTACCGGTGCGCTGGTCGGGGCTGCTGCTGGCAGCGTGATCGGCAACCAGCTGGACGCACAGGAGCGCGAGCTGCGCCAGTCGATCTCCAATGATGGCATTTCTATCGTCAACACTGGCGACCGCCTGATCGTGTCGCTGCCGAATGACCTCACCTTTGCCACCGATAGCGCGGCGGTTTCGCCTGCGGTGCGCTCTGACCTGAACAAAGTGGCCAGCAGTCTGGTGCGCTATCCCAACAGCCAGGTTCAGGTGATCGGCCACACCGACAGTGATGGTGACGCGGGTTATAATCAGGGTCTGTCCGAACGCCGTGCCAATGCGGTTGCCGACCAGATCCAGGCCGGTGGCGTGCCTTACAACCGCGTACAGATCATTGGCCGTGGTGAGAGCCAGCCAGTTGCCTCAAACCTCACCGCTGAGGGCAAGGCGCAGAATCGCCGCGTCGAAATTGTGGTGATCCCGCAAGGCGCCTGA